GGGCCAGCGATATCTCCCCGGGCATCGGAATGGAGCGGCCGCCGATCAGGCCGGCCTCGCTGATCGTGTGGTGCGGCGCGCGGAACGGCCGCGTCGCCAGCAGCGGCTGCCCCGGCTGCAGGAGTCCGAGCGCACTGTAGATGCGCGTGGTCTCGATCGACTCGGCGGCGGAGAGCTGGGGCAGGATCGTCGGCACGCGCTTGGCGAGCATCGTCTTGCCCCCGCCAGGCGGGCCGACCATCAGACAGTTGTGCTGCCCGGCCGCGGCGACACACAACGCCCGCTTCGCAGCCTCCTGGCCGCGGACGTCGGCGAAGTCGACGTCATAGGACGCGAACCGGTCGAACCACTCGTCGACCCGCGGGGGCGCCGGTGGGATCGTGATGTCGCCGGCGAAGAACTGCACCGCCTCCGTCAGCGACGACACCGGAATGACGTCAATCCCCTCGACGACCGCCGCCTCGGTGGCGCTGGCCGTCGGCACGACGACGCCCTTGAGCGGGCGGCCCGATGCGGAGGGGCACCGGGCCTGAACAGCCGCGGCCATCGCGATCGACAGAGCGCCGCGGGCCGGCCGCGTCGAGCCCTCCAGTGACAGTTCGCCGACCACCGCGTAGTCGAGGAGCCGGTCGGAGGAGAACTGACCGCTGCCGGCGAGGATGCCGAGCGTGATCGGCAGGTCGAAGGTGGCTGCCTGCTTCGGCAACTCCGCCGGGGCAAGGTTGACCACGATCCGGTCGTTGGGGCGATTGAAGCCGGAGTTGACTATCGCCCGGGCGACCCGGTGCGTGCTCTCGCGGATCGCCGCGTCGGGCATCCCGACGAGCACCGTCGCCGGCAGGGCGCCTGCCGACACATCGACCTCCACGTCGACGGGAACCGCGTCGATGCCGAGCAGGGAAAACGTCTGCAGCCGGGCAAGCATGAAAGGGTCCTTTCGCCTGAAGAGTGTCGCGTCGCCTGAAGCGTGTCGCGGTGATGGCCGCCAGTGTGTGATACGTGCGTGCACTATAAACACATGTATAGTATTGTGTCAAGAGGGTGTGCCGACGACCCGCAATTCGGTTAGGATCTGACAGTCGTCTCTCCCACCACCTCGAGCCTCGCAAACGCCATGCGCCCCTTTCCGATCATCCCGCTCTCGCGGTGCCAGCCGCCGGCATTCGTCAGGCTCCTCGTCGCCGTCGTCTCGGTCGGCGTGGCCGCCGCCGTCGTGCGGCCGGCCGGGGCCGACGAGGGGATGTGGCTCTTCAACCAGCCGCCGCTGGAGGCCCTCGAGAAACAACACGGAGCCACGCTCTCAGCCGAATGGCTCGCGCACGTGCAGCAGGCCGCGGTGCGGTTCAGCTCCGGCGGCTCCGGCTCGTTCGTCTCGGCCGACGGCCTCGTCCTCACCAACCATCACGTCGGTGCCGACGCCATTGCCAAGCTGGGGGACGAGACGCATGACTACATGCGCGACGGCTTCGAGGCGGCGACCCGCGGCGACGAGCTCAAGTGCCACGACCTCGAGCTCAACGTGCTCGTGTCGATCGAGGACGTGACGGCACGCGTGCAGGGGGCGGTGGCGCCGAGCATGGCGGCCGACGAGGCTGCCGCGGCCCGGCGCCGGGTGATGGCGGAGATCGAGAAGGAGTCGCTGGCGGCGACGGGGCTGCGAAGCGACGTCGTCACGCTCTACCAGGGAGGCGCCTATCACCTCTACCGGGCCCGCAAGTACACCGACGTGCGGCTGGTGTTCGCCCCTGAGAAGCAGATCGCCTTCTTCGGCGGCGACGCCGACAACTTCGAGTTTCCCAGGTACAACCTCGACGTCTGCTTCTTCCGTGCCTACGAGAATGGCAAGCCGGCCCGCGTGCCGCACCACCTACGCTGGGCTGCCAGGCCGGTGGGCGCGGATGACCTCGTCTTCGTGGCGGGGCACCCAGGCCGCACCGATCGGGCAAACACGCTGGCCGAATTGCTCGCCATGCGCGATCGTAGCGTGCCCGCAACCATCCAGACCCTGGAGCGGCTGGAGACGACGCTCGGCTCGTATGCCACCGAGGGCCCGGAGCAGGCGCGGCAGGCGAACGACGATCTGTTTGGCGTGCAGAACAACCGCAAGCGGCAGCGCGGCATGCTCGCCGGGCTCCTCGACCCGGCGGTCATGGCGGCGAAGCAGCGGGCCGAGACGAAGGCCCGGGGGCGCTACGAGGAGCGCATTCGCCACGAGGAGCGCATTCGCTCCGAGGCCGGCCCCGACGGCCGCCGCTCCGCCTACGCGCGGATCGAGGAGGCGGAGATCGAGGTGGCGAAGATCGCGCTTCGCTACCGGATGCTGGAGGCCGGGCAGGGGTTCAACTCGGCGTTCTTCTCGAACGCCCGCACGCTCCTCCGGGCGGCCGAGGAGCGGGCCAAGCCGAATGGCGAGCGCCTCCGGGAGCACCGCGATTCCAACCGCGAGTCGCTCGAACTGCGGCTGCTGTCCGCCGAACCGCTGTACGACGACTTCGAGATCGTCAAGCTCGCCGACTCGCTCACGGCCCTCGTCGTCGCGCTGGGAACCGACGACGAGCTCGTTCGGGCCGCGCTCGGGGGAGAGTCGCCGCGCGAGCGGGCGGCGGAGCTCGTCCGCGGCACCACGCTCGGCGCCCGGCCGGCCGCCGCCGGTCGGCCCGACACCCGGCGCGACCTGCTCGCGGGTGGCGCGGCGGCCGTGGCGGCGTCGACCGATCCGATGCTCGGGCTGGCGCGGACGGTCGATGCCGAGTCGCGTCGGCTGCGGAAGATCGTCGAGGCCGCGCAGGAGGTGAAGCAACAGGCCCACGCCGAGATCACCCGCGACCGCTTCGCGTCGGAGGGGGCAGCCATGTATCCCGACGCCACGTTCACGCTTCGGCTGGCCTATGGCACGGTGAGGGGCTACGAGGAGGACGGCCGCACGGTGGCGCCGATCACGACCTACGGGGGGC
The DNA window shown above is from Planctomycetia bacterium and carries:
- the comM gene encoding magnesium chelatase, encoding MLARLQTFSLLGIDAVPVDVEVDVSAGALPATVLVGMPDAAIRESTHRVARAIVNSGFNRPNDRIVVNLAPAELPKQAATFDLPITLGILAGSGQFSSDRLLDYAVVGELSLEGSTRPARGALSIAMAAAVQARCPSASGRPLKGVVVPTASATEAAVVEGIDVIPVSSLTEAVQFFAGDITIPPAPPRVDEWFDRFASYDVDFADVRGQEAAKRALCVAAAGQHNCLMVGPPGGGKTMLAKRVPTILPQLSAAESIETTRIYSALGLLQPGQPLLATRPFRAPHHTISEAGLIGGRSIPMPGEISLAHNGVLFLDELPEFNRRTLEVLRQPLEDGRITISRARSTTSFPADFMLVAALNPCPCGYRGDPRRECQCALPQVERYMGKISGPLVDRIDIHLEVPAVPFRELSASRPGTSSAQMREAVLAARLRQARRFEGRGTRSNARMNSREVREFCRLDPPAAELLRAAVADLGLSARAHDKVLRVARTIADLDAADTIACQHVSEAINYRLLDRGLWH